The genomic DNA GATGAAACAAATTTATTTTTTAACTCTTCGATTTTTTCTTGAATATTCTTATATTTATTTTTTACTTGATTGAATTCTTCTTCAGAAATCATCTTGTTCTCAAAAGCATATTTTGCAAGTCTTTCATCAACATTATCATTTCTTAATAATAAGCGATACTCAGCACGACTTGTTAGCATCCGATATGGTTCAGAAGTTCCTTTTGTGACAATGTCATCAATTAAAACGCCAATATAACCATCACTTCTTTTAATTTCCATGACTGGTAAACCTTGAATTTTGTTTGCGGCATTAATTCCGGCAATTAATCCTTGAGCTGCTGCTTCTTCATATCCACTGGTTCCATTTGGTTGACCAGCAGAAAAGAAGTTTTCAATTAATTTTGTTTCTAGTGATTTATACAAAATTAATGGATTAATTGCATCATATTCAATCGCATAACCATATTTTTGCACTCTTGCATTTTCAAGACCAGGCACAGATTTAATGATTTCATCCTGCACATCGGCTGGCATTGATGTTGATAAGCCATTGATGTACATAATATCGCCTTTAGCAGTTTCGGGTTCAAAGAAGACATGATGTGTTTCTTTATCTTGGAAACGCACAATTTTATCTTCAATGCTTGGGCAATATCTTGGACCAACACCAACAATAACACCTGAATACAACGAACTTTTATCAAGATTTTTTAAAATGATTTCTTTTGTTTTTTTGGTTGTATGCGTTAAAAAGCAAGAAGTTTGTTCATCAAGTTTGATATTAGTTTTTGATGAAAAACAAAGTTCTGTTTTATCCAAAATTTCTTTTTCAACTTTTGAAAAATCAATACTATCCGTATAAATCCGACAAGGAGTTCCTGTTTTTAGCCTTTGTAACTCAAAACCATATTTTACTAAATTTCCTGAAAGTGTGGAACTATTTTTTTCGCCATCAGGACCATCATTTTTAATATCAAGTCCTCTTAGGATTCTTGAGTTCATATATACACCTGTTGTCATGATAACAGCCTTGGCATATAAATCACCATGTTTTAATGTCTTGATTCCAAGACATTTTTTGTTTTCAACAATTAAATCAGCAGTTTCATCTTCAATTAGGGTAATATTTTTTTCTTTTTTAGCAGCATCTAAAATTATTTCTGAATATTTTTCTTTGTCAATTTGCGCTCTTAATGATCAAACAGCAGGACCTTTTGATGTATTTAACATCTTAATTTGGATCATTGCCATATCAGCAAAAATGCCTTGTACTCCACCAAGGGCATCAATTTCCCGTGTAATAATTCCTTTTGCTGATCCACCAATTGATGGGTTGCATGGCAGCATTGCAAGTTTTTTGATATTTAAAGTTACTAATGCAACTTTTAAATTTCTTTTTGCAAGGGCAAAAACTGCTTCAATTCCAGCGTGTCCGCCACCAATGACAATGGCATCAAAATTTGTATGATTCATTTTTATTTGATTTCTTTTAAAATTTTTTCAATTCGTGCTGCTTCAGGTTCAACTGTATCAATTAAAAACACTAATTCTGGTAGTTTTTTGTATTTTCAACTTTTCGCAACAACTGAACGAATAAAAGGTGTCATTGAGGTGACTTTTTTAAAGTATCTTTCTTTATCTTTAAATAAAGTAATGAATACTTTTGCGTGTGAGCCATCATTTGACAAAATTACATCATTAATCGCAATGTTTGCAACATCAAAATCTTTTAAATCATAAAAACTATTTCCAATTAATTCTAATAATAATTGTTTTTTTCTTTCGTGAATAATTGCATTCATATTAAACTAACACATCCTCATAAAATTTTAATTCGTCATCTAACTCTATTTTATCAAAATCCTTAATATGGGTACCAAAATCAAAACCTTTTTCCACAACTTTGACATCATTTTTTTCAATTTTTAGTGAACTTATCATTCCTTTAAAAATACTTTTATTTTTTCTAAAAACTTCAACCTTACAAAATTCTTTAGCTAAACCTTCTAACATTTTACATCCAGCAATTGTTCCAACTTTTGAATAAAAGAATAATTTGATAACTTTTGCTAAACCAATTTGTTTTTCTTCATAAACAGGTTCTTTTAAAGTATTAATAATTGCTTGAATTTCTTCAATAATTTTGTAAATGATGTTGTGTGACATAATTTTAATTTGTTTTGATTCGGCAATCTTTTTAATTTCAGCTGAAGCATTAATATTAAACAAGTATATTCTTGAATTTGAGGTTTCAGCTAATAATAAATCAGCTTTTGTTAATTCCCCAGCTGTTGCACGAATAACATTAATATTAATTTCATCATTTTTAATTTTCAAAATTGCTTGCTTAATTGCCTCAGCAGTACCTTGAACATCGGTTTTAATA from Metamycoplasma alkalescens includes the following:
- the mnmG gene encoding tRNA uridine-5-carboxymethylaminomethyl(34) synthesis enzyme MnmG, with protein sequence MNHTNFDAIVIGGGHAGIEAVFALAKRNLKVALVTLNIKKLAMLPCNPSIGGSAKGIITREIDALGGVQGIFADMAMIQIKMLNTSKGPAVWSLRAQIDKEKYSEIILDAAKKEKNITLIEDETADLIVENKKCLGIKTLKHGDLYAKAVIMTTGVYMNSRILRGLDIKNDGPDGEKNSSTLSGNLVKYGFELQRLKTGTPCRIYTDSIDFSKVEKEILDKTELCFSSKTNIKLDEQTSCFLTHTTKKTKEIILKNLDKSSLYSGVIVGVGPRYCPSIEDKIVRFQDKETHHVFFEPETAKGDIMYINGLSTSMPADVQDEIIKSVPGLENARVQKYGYAIEYDAINPLILYKSLETKLIENFFSAGQPNGTSGYEEAAAQGLIAGINAANKIQGLPVMEIKRSDGYIGVLIDDIVTKGTSEPYRMLTSRAEYRLLLRNDNVDERLAKYAFENKMISEEEFNQVKNKYKNIQEKIEELKNKFVSSKSQLGIKYNVQNGQSYLKLLSNPEVEPKDILGKNYPYINEITTQVRLFGYLKKQESAAEKIMRLENFKLPVDLDYSLVQNLATEARQKLQQIRPTTIGQATRISGINPADIQMLMYYLNNKK
- the rbfA gene encoding 30S ribosome-binding factor RbfA, with protein sequence MNAIIHERKKQLLLELIGNSFYDLKDFDVANIAINDVILSNDGSHAKVFITLFKDKERYFKKVTSMTPFIRSVVAKSWKYKKLPELVFLIDTVEPEAARIEKILKEIK